A stretch of the Microtus ochrogaster isolate Prairie Vole_2 linkage group LG2, MicOch1.0, whole genome shotgun sequence genome encodes the following:
- the LOC101983630 gene encoding SH2 domain-containing adapter protein D-like produces the protein MAKWLRDYLSFGGRKPPPQPPTPDYTESDILRAYREQKDLDFEDPYEDADGRPESEPAGLVDSKYDSPRHRLIKVEAADMARAKALLGSPGEEPEADAEYADPFDAQPQLPALDDGYMEPYDSQTGSSERPSRAVQLYDTPYEEQDAEPEDGATSGQSRLPLEDERPADEYDQPWEWKKDHISRAFAVQFDGPDWERTPGSTKDGRRPQPAERVDVTLALEKQPWFHGPLSRAEAENLLSLCKEGSYLVRLSETRAQDCILSLR, from the exons ATGGCCAAGTGGCTCCGGGACTATCTGAGCTTTGGCGGCCGGAAGCCTCCGCCGCAGCCGCCCACTCCCGACTACACAGAGAGTGATATCCTTCGGGCTTACCGGGAGCAGAAGGACCTGGACTTCGAGGATCCCTACGAGGACGCCGATGGCCGCCCCGAGTCGGAGCCCGCCGGGCTGGTGGACTCCAAGTACGACTCTCCCAGGCACCGGCTGATCAAAGTGGAGGCTGCAGACATGGCCAGAGCCAAGGCCCTCCTGGGCAGCCCTGGGGAGGAG CCCGAAGCAGACGCTGAGTACGCGGATCCTTTTGACGCCCAGCCTCAACTGCCAGCTCTGGATGATGGGTACATGGAACCCTATGATTCCCAGACCGGCTCAAGTG AACGGCCAAGCAGAGCAGTCCAGCTTTACGATACTCCGTATGAGGAGCAAGATGCAGAGCCGGAAGATGGAGCGACTTCTGGCCAGAGTCGGCTGCCACTGGAGGATGAGAGGCCAGCAGATGAATACGACCAGCCTTGGGAGTGGAAGAAAGATCATATCTCCCGGGCCTTCGCAG TACAGTTTGATGGTCCTGACTGGGAGCGGACCCCAGGCTCGACCAAGGACGGCCGAAGACCACAGCCTGCGGAGCGCGTGGATGTGACTCTGGCCCTGGAGAAGCAGCC GTGGTTTCACGGCCCCCTGAGCCGTGCAGAGGCCGAGAACCTTTTGTCCCTCTGCAAGGAAGGCAGCTACCTAGTGCGGCTCAGTGAGACCAGGGCTCAGGACTGCATCCTGTCCCTCAGGTGA